The following are encoded in a window of Pseudalgibacter alginicilyticus genomic DNA:
- a CDS encoding IS110 family transposase, translated as MNKYKETFGVDISKDVFDVYGTLSGHNQYKNDESGFVKFLKELPDTALVVMEATGYYHYRLAQFLYKNKIVVSVVNPLSIKRFIQMKLAKVKTDKSDAKSICDYALINAVPIYNALTDVQSECLQLFRLLDVYLKHRTATKNKLHGEETLGIPSRYVYRSLKRNKKHLDKEISAIELKLLSLIKQEQQEQLTLLRTVPGIGQKTALFLIVITDGFSKFEHAAQLCSYVGITPTIRESGSSVKGRSRISKVGNRKLRNLLFLCSFNACKHNKACRELYERIVNKGKSKKVALIAVANKLIKQCFAIAKSGRAYDETYVSVLLK; from the coding sequence ATGAATAAATATAAAGAAACTTTTGGAGTTGACATCAGCAAAGATGTATTTGATGTTTATGGTACCCTTTCGGGTCATAATCAGTACAAAAATGATGAATCAGGATTCGTTAAGTTTCTAAAAGAATTACCAGATACAGCCTTAGTGGTTATGGAAGCAACAGGTTATTATCATTATCGGCTTGCTCAGTTTTTGTACAAAAATAAAATAGTAGTTTCTGTGGTAAATCCTTTATCCATTAAGCGTTTTATTCAAATGAAATTAGCCAAAGTAAAGACAGATAAGAGCGATGCTAAATCGATATGTGATTATGCCTTAATCAATGCAGTACCCATATACAATGCGCTCACAGATGTACAGAGTGAATGTTTACAGCTATTTAGATTGTTAGATGTTTATCTAAAACACCGTACAGCAACCAAGAACAAGCTACACGGGGAAGAGACTTTGGGCATACCATCAAGGTATGTGTACCGTTCATTAAAACGTAATAAAAAGCATCTAGACAAAGAGATTTCTGCTATCGAATTGAAACTTCTATCATTAATCAAACAAGAGCAGCAAGAACAACTAACATTGCTTAGAACTGTTCCTGGCATAGGTCAGAAAACAGCATTGTTTTTAATTGTTATAACCGATGGTTTTTCAAAGTTTGAACACGCAGCACAGTTATGTAGTTACGTTGGAATTACACCTACCATAAGGGAGTCTGGCAGTAGTGTTAAAGGTAGATCACGGATAAGTAAAGTCGGTAATAGGAAACTACGTAATCTATTATTTCTATGTTCGTTTAATGCCTGTAAGCATAATAAAGCGTGTCGGGAACTTTATGAGCGTATAGTAAACAAAGGAAAGAGCAAGAAAGTGGCATTAATAGCTGTAGCTAATAAGCTGATTAAACAATGCTTTGCAATTGCGAAATC
- a CDS encoding IS110 family transposase: MNKYKETFGVDISKDVFDVYGTLSGHNQYKNDESGFVKFLKELPDTALVVMEATGYYHYRLAQFLYKNKIVVSVVNPLSIKRFIQMKLAKVKTDKSDAKSICDYALINAVPIYNALTDVQSECLQLFRLLDVYLKHRTATKNKLHGEETLGIPSRYVYRSLKRNKKHLDKEISAIELKLLSLIKQEQQEQLTLLRTVPGIGQKTALFLIVITDGFSKFEHAAQLCSYVGITPTIRESGSSVKGRSRISKVGNRKLRNLLFLCSFNACKHNKACRELYERIVNKGKSKKVALIAVANKLIKQCFAIAKSGTAYDETYVSVLLK; encoded by the coding sequence ATGAATAAATATAAAGAAACTTTTGGAGTTGACATCAGCAAAGATGTATTTGATGTTTATGGTACCCTTTCGGGTCATAATCAGTACAAAAATGATGAATCAGGATTCGTTAAGTTTCTAAAAGAATTACCAGATACAGCCTTAGTGGTTATGGAAGCAACAGGTTATTATCATTATCGGCTTGCTCAGTTTTTGTACAAAAATAAAATAGTAGTTTCTGTGGTAAATCCTTTATCCATTAAGCGTTTTATTCAAATGAAATTAGCCAAAGTAAAGACAGATAAGAGCGATGCTAAATCGATATGTGATTATGCCTTAATCAATGCAGTACCCATATACAATGCGCTCACAGATGTACAGAGTGAATGTTTACAGCTATTTAGATTGTTAGATGTTTATCTAAAACACCGTACAGCAACCAAGAACAAGCTACACGGGGAAGAGACTTTGGGCATACCATCAAGGTATGTGTACCGTTCATTAAAACGTAATAAAAAGCATCTAGACAAAGAGATTTCTGCTATCGAATTGAAACTTCTATCATTAATCAAACAAGAGCAGCAAGAACAACTAACATTGCTTAGAACTGTTCCTGGCATAGGTCAGAAAACAGCATTGTTTTTAATTGTTATAACCGATGGTTTTTCAAAGTTTGAACACGCAGCACAGTTATGTAGTTACGTTGGAATTACACCTACCATAAGGGAGTCTGGCAGTAGTGTTAAAGGTAGATCACGGATAAGTAAAGTCGGTAATAGGAAACTACGTAATCTATTATTTCTATGTTCGTTTAATGCCTGTAAGCATAATAAAGCGTGTCGGGAACTTTATGAGCGTATAGTAAACAAAGGAAAGAGCAAGAAAGTGGCATTAATAGCTGTAGCTAATAAGCTGATTAAACAATGCTTTGCAATTGCGAAATCAGGCACAGCGTATGATGAAACTTACGTTTCTGTATTGCTTAAGTAA
- a CDS encoding DUF4365 domain-containing protein, translated as MRDINTERIGVYATALLITKELDWIFREQPIVDVGIDALIEQKLNGEPTGKFISAQIKTGKGNFHDSKNSLTLYVTKIHYNYWLNSNLPVIIIAHLPETDKTTWEIANEETFKKTPTQWKILIPKSKNLNENSIDELNKIISGNKQTDFELQVQNGELSQSEIDQIVEDAGLFSECIKSLNTISDLISKLGEETKNQRIKIDKFVDQGLSEFDKRVKKSVKVYSESMNSITYKLNAEIEEFAYYFAKVFSAQEKVSIIVYHIEQDYATLQDLLDSLINLKPNMRESIESMKFLRNSVSGLPKNNAHLKKARLKFLEVSNQIIKEFKLAKNINNSFIETLNEKLG; from the coding sequence ATGAGAGATATTAATACTGAAAGAATTGGAGTTTATGCTACTGCCCTTTTAATTACTAAAGAATTAGATTGGATTTTCAGAGAACAACCAATTGTAGACGTAGGAATAGATGCCTTAATCGAACAAAAACTAAATGGAGAACCGACTGGAAAATTTATTTCTGCACAAATAAAAACTGGTAAAGGGAATTTCCACGACTCTAAAAACTCATTGACACTTTATGTTACTAAAATTCATTACAACTATTGGCTGAATTCAAATCTTCCCGTAATTATTATTGCTCATCTTCCTGAAACAGATAAAACAACTTGGGAAATTGCAAATGAAGAAACATTTAAAAAAACACCTACTCAATGGAAAATTCTAATACCAAAATCAAAGAACTTAAATGAAAACTCTATTGATGAATTAAATAAAATCATATCTGGCAACAAACAAACAGATTTCGAATTACAAGTTCAGAACGGAGAATTGAGCCAATCTGAAATAGACCAAATTGTTGAAGATGCAGGTTTATTCAGTGAATGTATAAAAAGCTTAAATACAATTTCAGATTTAATTTCAAAACTTGGAGAAGAAACAAAAAATCAGAGAATTAAAATAGACAAATTTGTAGACCAAGGTTTATCTGAATTTGACAAGAGAGTTAAAAAGAGTGTTAAGGTTTATTCAGAATCGATGAATTCTATTACTTATAAATTGAATGCCGAAATCGAAGAATTCGCCTATTACTTTGCGAAAGTTTTTAGTGCTCAAGAAAAAGTATCAATAATTGTATATCACATCGAACAAGATTACGCAACTCTTCAAGATTTACTTGATTCACTAATCAATCTCAAACCGAATATGCGAGAATCTATTGAATCAATGAAATTCTTGAGAAATTCTGTTTCGGGACTACCTAAAAATAATGCACACCTGAAAAAAGCAAGATTAAAATTTTTAGAAGTTTCCAATCAAATAATTAAAGAATTTAAATTAGCTAAAAACATCAACAACTCATTTATAGAAACTTTAAACGAAAAATTAGGATAA
- a CDS encoding integrase core domain-containing protein, producing MVWQLQHSRVNGILKDEFYLDQTFDNVDHAKRATKNAINLYNQIRLHLSLDYKTPNMVYKLSA from the coding sequence ATGGTATGGCAGTTACAGCATAGCCGTGTGAACGGCATATTAAAAGATGAATTTTACCTCGACCAAACCTTTGATAACGTGGATCACGCGAAAAGAGCTACAAAAAATGCAATTAATTTATACAACCAAATAAGATTACATTTATCTTTAGACTATAAAACACCGAATATGGTATATAAATTATCAGCTTAA
- a CDS encoding DUF3592 domain-containing protein: MNRKNKSGKKPFLILTLICLCVLTYGIYNHYSKKNELEKVPETTIGTIDKKYSIISRGYYINYNYEVDGQKYSGTEKLNKTELEKVNVGDKFKVTYSENNPKYSEISFENRVKK, encoded by the coding sequence TTGAATAGAAAAAATAAAAGTGGAAAAAAACCATTTCTGATTCTCACTCTGATTTGTTTATGTGTTTTGACTTACGGAATTTATAATCATTATTCTAAAAAAAATGAACTTGAAAAAGTTCCTGAAACTACAATCGGAACAATTGATAAAAAATACAGTATAATAAGTCGAGGTTATTACATAAACTATAATTATGAAGTTGACGGACAAAAATATAGCGGAACCGAAAAACTGAATAAAACTGAATTGGAAAAAGTAAATGTCGGAGATAAATTCAAAGTCACCTACTCTGAAAACAATCCTAAATACAGTGAAATATCATTTGAAAATCGAGTTAAAAAATAA
- a CDS encoding GRAM domain-containing protein codes for MEIGNKMIKISWKYRIIFAIGTAILYTFLLWTFDYFSDEKLYSINSLIFQGVFFGIFFGIGFPYVNEKFAGKFSKKMGMQIKPELELNEEIEIEGPANLFRGIEGVGGKIFLTNKKVIFKSHKINIQKGQTDIEYSTIKEIVKRKTAKLIDNGIRIITDDGKEFDFVVNERDLWFDKITVRWNKKTQYNNV; via the coding sequence ATGGAAATAGGAAATAAGATGATTAAAATTAGTTGGAAGTACCGAATAATATTTGCAATCGGAACTGCAATTCTTTACACTTTTTTACTCTGGACTTTTGATTATTTCTCTGACGAAAAACTTTATTCAATTAACAGCTTGATTTTTCAAGGAGTGTTCTTCGGAATTTTTTTCGGAATTGGATTTCCTTACGTGAATGAAAAATTTGCTGGAAAGTTCTCGAAAAAAATGGGAATGCAAATTAAACCAGAACTTGAATTAAATGAAGAAATCGAGATTGAAGGACCCGCAAACTTATTTCGCGGAATTGAAGGCGTTGGCGGAAAAATTTTCTTGACAAATAAAAAAGTGATTTTCAAATCGCATAAAATAAATATTCAAAAAGGACAAACGGATATCGAATATTCGACAATAAAAGAAATTGTTAAGAGGAAAACCGCAAAACTAATTGACAACGGAATTAGAATAATAACTGACGATGGAAAAGAGTTCGATTTTGTTGTCAATGAAAGAGATTTGTGGTTCGACAAAATAACAGTACGATGGAATAAAAAAACGCAGTACAACAATGTATAA